In Arvicola amphibius chromosome 1, mArvAmp1.2, whole genome shotgun sequence, one DNA window encodes the following:
- the LOC119822405 gene encoding interferon-induced very large GTPase 1-like, with translation MATTKRDHSRSRKQLDLQEKLTNMGLSVDYWLPKLQEDLGVTSALDLQHLGERDLQKLKSQIQHTWEEKALKKLLEISQPNGVAEFQEIPGEMIDSRQQQAGQALQELRALQSERRHRKEEKVKRKEAELRQTMEIPEECWMDEAKEQSQCHTHENKETCNQQHNENNKEEMIEKGPFLDLLQRLGLEHHYPKKMSRADFHLICKTSVHKSQPASEQELPFYFLQKLLMLDCGFRNLVLKKVENEKSYNSLDPCYEEIETFDPFEELSDDRDEPTDPLDTDSQPCIHPMDIQMAIFHCADDLARQYILSKLSICQFALPLVVPNPNTYQMEFFLWSLRQIRKSWQESSKSPQDKSYSHRNQQMCCVSTPIVSFIRVGNDFSASKSQIMNCLLHKRKHDVFFHRFCRQSTKYCVLMEGVVEISWFCPGSQGEDTFDKCVAFTNLHGDAKDHRQQLSFLQDISSVIVVLMSSSDDNKENQNIVRHLSESSIPLLCLLDDKKIVSVNNSGIRVRIGIRDRTEAELIEELTNAIKHLLKCSETFLSLEDCSQMARKQGFLVDEDQKDCRKAKEKAEIIMALLAKHKLSKIKENLLPLQGKLWHIWCKKDKELYHLTEKGNRSIEQHKSDIDTEKQKIRHQQLEKAFPLNDVMCSFLNILQENEETPSKEYILTWLSLLLQNFTKGQLDKLQERQCSLWSLEQTEEHKKCESNFLIDQQKQIEAIATEILNCTLGVEHLLREVAQIYEALGDTSSPRDSIFLCLPQIAADLMVAGLPTELMDGDASYVPVKWVAAVLDKLSETLGDKRLFVISILGLQSSGKSNLLNALFGLQFTASAGRCTKGAYMQLLKVEETFTEELGFDCLLVVDTEGLRAPELKNKSQNWDNELATFVTCLGNMTLINIFGENPAEMQDVLQIVVLAFLRMKQVKISPSCIFVHQNVGEVTAKDQTMEGRRRLEQRLDEMTALAAEVEECSHITCFSDVIKFDVKNHVYYFAHLWDGNPPMASPNPYYSYNVQELKSVILQTAQQESRGRIMKISDVKFRVQDLWKALVSENFIFNFRNTKEVIAMSKLETIYNHWTWELRSHVLELQNQLNNQIQNSKIKTITTNTLEGPLHRKYETIKKEFDKYFEEDPDSETLVQWKAYFEQKLQMLNELLISDTRKKGNELLSLKQSQEILDNQVSQYENELLERSRELALSVKGKEFSDEELHEKFDQLWTNWISNVTPNVPLVSDPNIDLDSENILLEHFKKEKNIIEKLKRDSGEMFEINYDKHIQMKKQHGLSPTNLETFHKESIKNVTHNIDLRFNETINNIWKQQCGYSENDFHEILRIVENEMKSVLPEEEYIFTRDYAIDLSLCLFQKASKIFKEMHEAFKIANDPVNYMNRKKDDFFMSFKMHCQGTTSITSFVDFLWLKLTPAISATVWREMVHKVTGDMQSTCPAFNGNRANLEKHILISLAEEENFEKYWKYVHHSEPFFREYITEHIVRYCSEKEAEKIKTFSKISLEGIKNAILSAVQNATEVTKDESSTASRWLDLFCDHLGSHLIFPRRDLISIEHLEIKDTEFLKEAMSAALDPALRKVEEDCSSKPIDEMVPDIEKILSHQLCGCWKQCPFCKAICTNTIPEHDGDHSVSLHRPQAVRGAKWNNTEDFVTEFCTSLVVSDYPFFVNDMKFSYKKYREAGDNYARWSITPDSSTQSYWKWFVCCFKTELENKYGKRFINRGTIPVSWFEITKQEVLNDLKYHI, from the coding sequence ATGGCAACAACAAAGCGCGATCAttccagaagcagaaagcagctaGATCTCCAGGAGAAGCTGACCAACATGGGGTTGTCTGTTGACTACTGGCTGCCTAAGCTTCAGGAAGACCTGGGTGTGACTAGTGCCCTGGACTTACAACACTTAGGAGAAAGAGACCTCCAGAAGCTGAAGTCCCAGATACAACACACATGGGAGGAAAAGGCTCTGAAGAAGCTGCTTGAAATCTCACAGCCAAACGGTGTTGCAGAGTTCCAGGAGATTCCAGGGGAGATGATAGATAGCAGACAGCAGCAGGCAGGACAGGCACTGCAGGAACTGAGGGCCTTGCAGTCAGAAAGGAggcatagaaaagaagaaaaagttaagaGGAAAGAAGCAGAGCTGAGACAAACAATGGAGATCCCTGAAGAATGCTGGATGGATGAGGCAAAAGAACAGTCACAGTGCCACACCCATGAAAATAAAGAGACTTGTAACCAGCAACATAATGAAAACAACAAAGAGGAAATGATAGAAAAAGGACCTTTCTTAGACTTACTACAACGCCTAGGCCTAGAACATCACTACCCAAAAAAGATGAGCAGAGCTGACTTCCATCTGATATGCAAGACTTCTGTACACAAGTCCCAACCAGCATCTGAACAGGAACTTCCCTTCTATTTCCTACAAAAGCTACTGATGCTAGATTGTGGGTTCAGAAATCTGGTCCTCAAAAaggtagaaaatgaaaaaagctaTAATTCTTTAGATCCCTGCTATGAGGAAATTGAAACTTTTGATCCATTCGAAGAGTTGTCTGATGACAGAGATGAACCTACTGATCCTCTGGACACAGACTCCCAGCCATGCATTCACCCAATGGACATCCAGATGGCCATTTTTCACTGTGCAGATGATCTTGCCAGGCAATACATTTTGTCCAAACTTTCCATTTGTCAGTTTGCACTCCCGCTTGTGGTGCCAAATCCCAACACCTATCAGATGGAATTCTTTCTCTGGTCTCTCAGACAAATCAGGAAAAGTTGGCAAGAGTCAAGTAAATCACCACAGGACAAGAGCTACAGTCACAGGAATCAGCAGATGTGCTGTGTTTCTACCCCCATAGTGTCCTTCATTAGAGTGGGAAATGACTTCTCTGCTTCCAAATCTCAGATCATGAACTGTCTCCTTCATAAACGTAAACACGATGTGTTTTTTCACAGGTTCTGCAGACAAAGCACCAAATATTGTGTCCTGATGGAGGGTGTGGTGGAGATCTCCTGGTTCTGCCCTGGGAGTCAAGGTGAGGACACATTTGATAAGTGTGTGGCCTTCACCAATCTTCATGGAGATGCCAAGGACCATAGGCAACAACTCAGCTTTCTGCAGGATATCTCTTCTGTCATTGTGGTCCTCATGTCATCTTCTGatgacaataaagaaaaccagaataTTGTCAGACACTTGAGTGAGTCTTCAATACCTCTATTGTGTTTGTTGGATGATAAAAAAATTGTCTCAGTCAATAATTCTGGTATAAGAGTAAGAATTGGCATCAGAGATAGAACTGAAGCAGAATTAATAGAAGAACTCACAAATGCCATAAAACATTTACTAAAATGCTCTGAAACTTTTTTGAGCTTAGAAGATTGTTCACAGATGGCTCGAAAACAAGGATTCCTGGTTGATGAAGACCAGAAAGACTGTAGGAAAGCTAAAGAAAAGGCTGAGATTATAATGGCCCTACTAGCCAAACATAAATtatcaaagataaaagaaaacttaCTACCACTTCAGGGAAAACTCTGGCATATTTGGTGTAAGAAGGACAAAGAACTCTATCATCTGACAGAAAAAGGAAATCGGAGTATTGAACAACATAAAAGTGATAttgacacagagaaacaaaaaatccGCCATCAACAATTAGAAAAAGCCTTTCCTCTCAATGATGTAATGTGCTCTTTCCTTAACATCcttcaagaaaatgaagaaactcCTTCCAAAGAGTATATCTTGACCTGGTTGAGTCTGCTTTTACAGAACTTTACTAAAGGACAATTAGACAAATTACAGGAGAGACAATGCTCTTTGTGGTCATTGGAACAAACAGAAGAACATAAAAAATGTGAAAGCAACTTCTTGATTGACCAGCAGAAGCAGATAGAAGCCATCGCTACTGAGATTCTTAACTGCACATTAGGTGTTGAGCACCTTCTCCGAGAAGTTGCCCAGATCTATGAAGCTCTGGGAGACACTTCCTCCCCCAGAGACagcatttttctctgcctcccccaaaTTGCTGCAGACCTGATGGTAGCTGGTCTTCCCACTGAGTTGATGGATGGGGATGCTTCTTATGTGCCTGTAAAGTGGGTGGCAGCTGTTTTAGACAAGCTCTCAGAGACACTTGGAGACAAAAGGTTGTTTGTTATCTCTATCCTGGGACTGCAGAGCTCAGGGAAATCCAACCTACTAAATGCCCTGTTTGGGCTGCAGTTCACAGCTAGTGCAGGCAGGTGCACCAAGGGGGCCTACATGCAGCTCCTGAAGGTAGAAGAGACATTCACAGAGGAACTTGGCTTTGATTGTCTGCTCGTTGTAGACACAGAAGGACTTCGGGCTCCAGAACTCAAAAACAAATCCCAGAATTGGGACAATGAGTTGGCAACATTTGTTACTTGTCTTGGAAACATGACTCTAATCAATATTTTTGGGGAGAACCCAGCAGAGATGCAGGATGTCCTACAAATAGTTGTCCTGGCCTTTCTGAGAATGAAACAAGTGAAAATCTCCCCAAGTTGCATCTTTGTCCATCAGAATGTGGGAGAAGTTACAGCTAAAGACCAAACTATGGAAGGACGAAGGAGACTGGAGCAGAGACTGGATGAAATGACAGCATTAGCTGCTGAGGTGGAAGAGTGCTCACACATAACCTGCTTCAGTGATGTAATTAAATTTGATGTTAAGAATCATGTCTACTACTTTGCTCACCTCTGGGATGGCAATCCCCCAATGGCCTCTCCCAATCCTTATTACAGCTACAATGTCCAGGAATTGAAGAGTGTGATTCTTCAGACTGCCCAGCAGGAATCCAGGGGAAGGATCATGAAAATCTCAGATGTAAAATTCCGAGTTCAAGATTTGTGGAAAGCCCTGGTCAGTGagaatttcattttcaatttcagAAACACTAAGGAAGTCATAGCCATGAGTAAACTTGAAACTATATATAATCACTGGACCTGGGAATTGAGGAgccatgtgctggaattacaaaacCAGTTGAACAATCAGATTCAGAattcaaaaataaagacaatcaCAACCAATACACTAGAGGGTCCACTTCACAGAAAATATGAAACCATCAAGAAAGAATTTGACAAGTATTTTGAAGAAGACCCAGATAGTGAAACATTGGTCCAATGGAAAGCTTATTTTGAACAGAAGCTACAAATGCTTAACGAATTACTTATTTCAGACACCAGAAAGAAAGGCAATGAGCTTCTCAGTCTTAAACAAAGCCAAGAAATACTAGATAACCAAGTATCACAATATGAAAATGAATTGTTAGAGAGGAGCCGAGAGTTGGCTTTAAGTGTGAAGGGTAAAGAATTCAGTGATGAAGAGTTGCATGAGAAATTTGATCAACTTTGGACAAATTGGATCTCCAATGTGACTCCAAACGTTCCTCTTGTATCAGATCCTAACATTGATTTGGATTCTGAAAATATCCTTTTGGAGCatttcaagaaagagaaaaatattatagaaaaactaaaaagGGACTCTGGAGAGATGTTTGAAATAAACTATGACAAACATATCCAAATGAAAAAACAACATGGTTTAAGCCCCACGAATTTAGAGACCTTTCATAAAGAATCCATTAAAAACGTTACTCATAATATTGATTTAAGATTTAATGAAACAATTAACAACATTTGGAAGCAACAGTGTGGTTACAGTGAGAATGATTTTCATGAAATCTTGAGGATagtagaaaatgaaatgaaatctgtGCTCCCTGAAGAAGAATATATATTTACCAGAGACTATGCCATCGACTTATCCTTGTGCTTATTCCAGAAAGCAtcaaagattttcaaagaaatgcaTGAGGCATTCAAGATTGCAAATGATCCTGTGAACTATATGAATAGAAAGAAAGATGATTTCTTCATGAGTTTTAAGATGCACTGCCAAGGTACCACCTCCATCACATCCTTTGTTGACTTTCTTTGGCTTAAGCTTACTCCTGCTATTTCTGCCACTGTATGGAGGGAAATGGTTCATAAAGTAACTGGGGATATGCAATCCACCTGCCCTGCATTCAATGGAAACAGGGCTAACCTGGAGAAACACATTCTCATTTCTCTagcagaagaagaaaattttgagaAGTATTGGAAATACGTTCATCATTCAGAACCATTTTTTAGAGAATACATTACAGAGCACATTGTAAGGTACTGCTCagaaaaagaagctgaaaaaataaagactttttcaaaaataagtttAGAGGGCATCAAGAATGCCATCCTCTCTGCCGTTCAAAATGCCACAGAAGTAACTAAAGATGAAAGCAGCACTGCATCTCGCTGGTTGGATTTGTTCTGTGATCATCTAGGGAGCCACCTGATCTTTCCACGAAGAGACCTGATAAGCATAGAGCACCTGGAGATAAAGGACACTGAGTTTCTCAAAGAAGCCATGAGTGCAGCTTTGGATCCTGCACTGAGGAAAGTCGAAGAGGACTGCTCAAGTAAGCCCATAGATGAAATGGTTCCTGACATTGAGAAAATTCTCTCTCACCAgctctgtggctgctggaaaCAGTGTCCTTTTTGTAAAGCAATTTGTACCAACACCATTCCT